A genome region from Psychrobacter jeotgali includes the following:
- a CDS encoding AAA family ATPase → MTDPNPNLDSALNNSFDNSLSNNSSTNTTPMPEVKNETSANQTLSEAAPTIHKSTSPETMPNISAETWQMAAKQAHALMDAVGRSVIGQRDIIEQLCICLIAGGHALIEGLPGLGKTLMVKAYAKAIGGIYHRVQFTPDLMPADITGHTLYDIQTGEWKVRRGPVFCNLLLADEINRASAKTQAALLEVMQEQQVTIEGTTYDVADPFITIATQNPLDHEGTYPLPEAQLDRFLFNILIDYPTEDNEALMLKTVLNGNIGATLDLSAVPQVMSPERLIKLQKLAAVVSLDDRVVSYALQITRMTRQHQGISIGAGPRGSIALLRAARAKALINGRHYVTPDDIVSVAGAVLRHRITLSPDYQIEGVRSEQVIQQVVSSVAAPRQ, encoded by the coding sequence ATGACCGACCCAAACCCCAATCTCGATAGCGCCCTTAATAATAGTTTTGATAACAGTCTATCTAACAATTCTAGTACTAATACTACGCCTATGCCTGAAGTTAAAAACGAGACATCAGCAAATCAAACACTATCAGAAGCTGCACCTACCATACATAAGTCAACATCGCCAGAAACGATGCCTAATATCAGTGCTGAAACGTGGCAAATGGCGGCAAAGCAAGCTCATGCGCTCATGGATGCGGTTGGGCGTAGCGTCATTGGTCAACGTGATATTATCGAGCAGCTATGTATCTGCCTTATCGCTGGCGGGCATGCGCTTATTGAAGGATTGCCGGGGCTTGGCAAGACCTTAATGGTCAAAGCCTATGCCAAAGCAATCGGCGGCATCTACCATCGAGTACAGTTTACCCCTGACTTGATGCCGGCTGATATCACCGGTCATACCTTATATGATATACAAACGGGTGAGTGGAAAGTGCGCCGTGGGCCGGTGTTTTGTAACCTGCTTTTGGCTGATGAAATCAATCGCGCTTCTGCCAAGACCCAAGCGGCGCTACTTGAAGTCATGCAAGAACAGCAAGTGACGATTGAGGGTACAACTTATGATGTCGCTGACCCTTTTATCACTATCGCTACCCAAAATCCCCTTGACCACGAAGGCACTTATCCGCTGCCCGAGGCGCAGCTGGATAGGTTTTTGTTTAATATCCTGATTGATTATCCTACTGAAGACAACGAAGCGCTGATGCTAAAAACGGTACTCAATGGCAATATTGGCGCAACGCTTGATTTATCCGCTGTGCCGCAAGTCATGAGCCCTGAGCGCCTTATCAAATTACAAAAGCTGGCGGCAGTAGTCAGCTTAGATGACAGAGTGGTGAGCTATGCCTTGCAAATTACCCGTATGACCCGCCAGCATCAAGGCATTAGCATAGGGGCAGGGCCGCGAGGGAGCATTGCACTATTACGCGCCGCAAGAGCCAAAGCCCTGATAAATGGGCGACATTATGTGACTCCTGACGATATTGTCAGTGTGGCAGGGGCGGTACTACGCCACCGTATTACCTTAAGTCCGGATTATCAGATTGAAGGCGTACGGAGCGAGCAAGTCATACAGCAAGTGGTGTCTTCAGTGGCAGCGCCGAGGCAATGA
- a CDS encoding stage II sporulation protein M: protein MKQQHFESQHSATWTRLSELLAQLESRKDKSCKGKNSKKRSKTADLNNASNTALNPSFNDNNASGYEFVSLYRITCQHYALAKQRHYSPQLVHYLHELVIKGHRHLYQRDSHLLTRIYRFFSYTFPVRLRLHANLFWLSLAFFLLPAILMGWASFEQSDMLYSVMPAEQVYQMEEMYNPANEMVGRDSERRSDTDIAMFGYYIMNNVGIDFRIYGMGLFAGIGTLLSLLYNGVVIGGVAGHLSGVGFGETFWPFVVGHGSFELTAAVISGAAGLRLAQSLFMPGNYRRIDAFKIAGKQSIELLIGAATMTFIAAFIEAFWSSSPLIPDLVKYIVAALLWAMVIGYLCLAGRREFGAATAVESETDKTDKAEVVTQSLERRS, encoded by the coding sequence ATGAAGCAGCAGCACTTTGAAAGCCAGCATAGCGCGACTTGGACTCGGCTATCTGAGTTGTTAGCGCAATTGGAGAGTCGTAAAGACAAGAGCTGTAAAGGCAAAAATAGTAAGAAGCGTTCTAAAACCGCAGATTTGAATAACGCCTCTAACACGGCACTTAACCCATCGTTTAACGACAATAACGCCTCAGGCTATGAATTTGTCAGTCTATACCGCATCACCTGCCAGCATTATGCCTTAGCAAAACAGCGCCACTATAGCCCGCAGCTGGTGCACTATCTGCATGAGCTGGTTATCAAAGGTCACCGTCATCTATATCAGCGGGATAGTCATCTGTTGACCCGCATCTATCGATTTTTTAGCTATACCTTTCCGGTACGACTGCGCCTGCATGCCAATCTGTTTTGGCTGAGTCTGGCGTTCTTTTTGTTGCCAGCGATTTTGATGGGCTGGGCAAGCTTTGAGCAATCAGACATGCTCTATAGCGTCATGCCAGCCGAGCAAGTGTATCAGATGGAGGAGATGTACAATCCTGCCAATGAGATGGTCGGACGCGATAGCGAGAGACGCTCAGACACTGATATTGCGATGTTTGGCTATTATATTATGAATAATGTCGGCATTGATTTTCGTATTTATGGTATGGGCCTATTCGCCGGTATCGGTACGCTACTTAGCCTGTTATACAATGGGGTGGTCATCGGCGGCGTGGCTGGGCATTTATCAGGCGTGGGCTTTGGTGAGACCTTTTGGCCCTTTGTCGTAGGACACGGCTCCTTTGAGCTGACCGCAGCGGTGATTAGCGGCGCGGCGGGGCTGCGGCTAGCGCAGTCGCTATTTATGCCCGGCAACTATCGGCGTATCGATGCCTTTAAAATCGCTGGCAAGCAAAGTATTGAGCTGCTTATTGGCGCGGCAACTATGACCTTTATAGCCGCCTTTATCGAGGCTTTTTGGTCGTCATCACCCTTGATACCAGACCTAGTCAAATATATCGTAGCCGCCTTATTATGGGCAATGGTCATCGGCTATCTATGCCTAGCAGGCAGACGAGAGTTTGGTGCTGCAACAGCAGTAGAGTCCGAAACTGATAAAACTGATAAAGCAGAAGTCGTTACGCAAAGTTTAGAGAGGCGCTCATGA
- a CDS encoding RDD family protein: protein MKLMNDTCTIPSDAQIDNIAKHPTPEGLLLTLMPAGLTPRLSAWLIDFLIRAVIIIIVGSISAFFGTAGTGIIAIAYFLITWLYPVYFEVYRRGMTPGKKRQGIYVCHDDGTPISLTSSLTRNLLRVADFLPFGFAAGILTIMFTKRSQRLGDIVAGTLVVYEQKDNLSKLYRSIYGSFATPENPANLNAQSHKPLSNNNTQSNHIQSHHTQSHSNNFSATGPAAATFDSASALFFYPLLLNEQQALVAYTERVGFLSEARQQEIASVLTPLITTTVQSPAAQKVAVQQAVLQKARMIQGQPLDSEATTAMHSQHSEHSQKGRRS from the coding sequence ATGAAACTAATGAATGATACTTGTACGATACCAAGTGATGCGCAGATTGACAATATTGCTAAGCACCCAACCCCTGAAGGTTTGCTACTGACTCTGATGCCAGCGGGGCTTACCCCAAGGTTATCAGCGTGGTTGATTGATTTCCTTATTCGGGCGGTCATTATTATCATTGTCGGTAGCATCAGCGCCTTTTTTGGTACGGCGGGTACGGGTATCATTGCTATTGCTTATTTTTTGATTACGTGGCTCTATCCGGTATATTTTGAGGTGTATCGCCGCGGTATGACCCCGGGTAAAAAAAGACAGGGCATCTACGTCTGTCATGATGATGGGACGCCCATTTCTCTTACCTCCTCGCTGACCCGTAACTTATTACGAGTGGCGGACTTTTTGCCCTTTGGTTTTGCCGCCGGTATCTTAACTATTATGTTTACCAAGCGCTCGCAGCGCCTAGGCGATATCGTTGCAGGCACGCTGGTGGTTTATGAGCAAAAGGATAACTTGAGCAAGTTGTATAGAAGTATCTATGGGTCGTTTGCGACGCCTGAGAATCCAGCAAACTTAAATGCTCAAAGCCATAAACCTCTAAGCAACAATAATACTCAAAGTAACCATATTCAAAGCCATCATACTCAAAGTCATTCTAATAACTTTTCTGCTACTGGCCCTGCTGCCGCTACTTTTGATTCGGCATCTGCACTGTTTTTTTATCCGCTACTACTCAATGAGCAACAAGCCTTGGTTGCTTATACTGAACGTGTTGGATTTTTGTCCGAGGCGCGCCAGCAAGAGATTGCCAGCGTGCTCACTCCACTGATAACCACAACAGTGCAAAGCCCTGCGGCGCAAAAAGTAGCCGTGCAGCAAGCCGTGCTACAAAAAGCTAGGATGATTCAGGGTCAGCCGCTTGATAGTGAAGCGACTACTGCTATGCACTCTCAACACTCCGAGCATTCTCAAAAAGGGAGGCGCTCATGA
- a CDS encoding DUF805 domain-containing protein, translating to MKDFLKKKQNNPIELNHSDPSNYYSAPTTTVFSADQLNNNHYNSSRWYSLEGRVGRIQYLAISMIWGLLAFVIVFILMALSGVFGNSVNSSSLLLVYIVIIPMSIYTSILLPRRRLHDLDKSGWLILITFIPLVNLLFYLYLIFARGDEGINRFGLPPAPYTKGQFWLAMLIPIFFVLGILGSLLLPSLLPSYVDESLVETQITLDDAQAQIERAKNDAADNLVTSSTESAADTPTTTDDNVVNQQPLSTSALTYEEFVTIAETPLFYETNE from the coding sequence ATGAAAGATTTCTTAAAAAAGAAGCAAAATAATCCTATTGAACTAAATCATTCAGACCCTTCTAACTATTACTCCGCTCCAACCACCACTGTATTTTCAGCCGACCAGCTCAATAATAACCACTACAATAGCAGCCGTTGGTACTCCTTAGAAGGCCGAGTAGGGCGTATTCAATACTTAGCTATTAGTATGATTTGGGGATTGCTGGCTTTTGTAATAGTATTTATCCTGATGGCTTTGAGTGGCGTATTTGGTAATAGCGTGAATAGCTCATCGCTGCTACTGGTCTATATCGTTATTATTCCTATGTCTATCTACACCTCTATTTTATTACCGCGTAGGCGCTTGCATGATTTGGACAAGTCGGGCTGGCTGATACTAATCACCTTTATCCCTTTGGTTAATTTACTGTTTTATCTATACTTGATTTTTGCGCGTGGTGATGAGGGTATTAATAGATTTGGGCTGCCGCCAGCCCCTTATACCAAAGGTCAGTTTTGGCTGGCAATGCTCATTCCTATTTTCTTTGTACTGGGCATTCTAGGCTCGCTTTTATTGCCAAGCCTGCTACCAAGCTATGTAGATGAAAGTCTGGTAGAAACTCAAATTACTCTAGATGATGCACAAGCACAGATTGAAAGGGCGAAAAACGATGCTGCTGATAACCTAGTAACGTCTTCCACTGAAAGCGCAGCGGATACTCCTACGACTACTGATGATAATGTGGTTAATCAACAGCCGCTCTCGACAAGTGCTTTAACTTATGAAGAGTTTGTAACGATAGCAGAAACGCCTTTGTTCTATGAAACTAATGAATGA
- a CDS encoding LysR family transcriptional regulator, which produces MDLKQLNAFVAVADLQSFSAAAKITGLSQPSLSRLLKQLETDMNVALIDRYHRPLQLTEAGLFFYDKVRALLIELDTITNMTKRMSAPSSALNIGFVPSVLYGLLPEIIADFKHSAHQGANEADIEVNLKDISSYQQIEALKTGEIDVGFGRFAHQDPWIQQILLRHERYVVALPKAHPLAQNEEQRLIDLANNRLILYHQTHLPVSTTAATIIKTPNGMDKDIDSTEPVTEPLLHLFAQHGITPLMTTKVSDLQVALGLVAAGEGITLVPASLKSMRTEQISYQPLIHENVTSPVYLHTLKDFIHPKIPDLLRSVYQVYEQRGITYRVQQFI; this is translated from the coding sequence ATGGACCTAAAGCAGCTCAATGCTTTTGTTGCGGTCGCTGATTTACAAAGCTTCAGTGCTGCCGCCAAGATAACCGGACTATCGCAGCCTAGTCTTAGTCGGTTACTTAAGCAGCTGGAAACTGATATGAATGTAGCGCTGATCGATCGTTATCATCGCCCATTACAACTGACTGAAGCCGGCTTATTCTTTTATGACAAAGTTCGGGCGTTACTGATAGAGCTTGATACCATTACTAACATGACCAAGCGTATGTCTGCGCCCAGTAGTGCGCTTAATATTGGTTTTGTACCCTCGGTCCTTTATGGATTATTGCCGGAGATTATCGCCGACTTTAAACACAGCGCGCATCAGGGCGCTAATGAAGCTGACATTGAGGTTAACCTCAAAGATATCAGCTCTTATCAGCAAATCGAAGCGCTTAAGACGGGCGAGATTGACGTAGGGTTTGGCCGCTTTGCTCATCAAGATCCATGGATACAGCAGATATTACTACGTCACGAACGTTATGTAGTGGCGCTGCCAAAGGCCCATCCCCTAGCGCAGAATGAGGAGCAACGCTTAATCGATTTGGCCAATAACCGATTAATTCTATACCATCAAACTCATCTGCCAGTATCAACTACGGCAGCTACTATCATAAAAACCCCAAATGGTATGGATAAAGATATAGATAGTACCGAGCCTGTTACTGAACCCTTGCTACATCTGTTCGCGCAGCACGGTATCACCCCACTTATGACGACTAAAGTCAGTGATTTACAAGTGGCACTGGGTCTAGTTGCAGCGGGCGAAGGCATAACTTTGGTTCCTGCCAGCCTAAAATCTATGCGTACTGAGCAGATAAGCTATCAACCCCTTATCCACGAAAATGTCACCTCTCCTGTCTATTTGCATACGCTAAAAGACTTTATTCATCCCAAAATCCCTGACTTATTGAGATCTGTTTATCAGGTTTATGAGCAGCGGGGTATTACTTACCGAGTTCAGCAGTTTATTTAA
- a CDS encoding NRAMP family divalent metal transporter: MNTQQMNNPSDASEAKEGFSWRIFGPGILMATAAIGGSHLISSTQAGAIYGWQLAIMIILANVFKYPFFRFGTDYVYDTGESLIAGYAKRSKVYLWVYFILSILSAVISTGAVSLIAAVILGFMLPASIGLSTISLSLIIVAVCWVFLIAGHYKLLDGVTKWIMIALTVATLAAVIIAAGKPTVVTADFVATSPWNLATLGFIVALMGWMPAPLEFAAITSMWTSAKRKADHTTHRQGLLDFNVGYSVSAILALFFLALGVFVQYGSGQEIETAGGAYIGQLISMYTNTIGEWSRLLVAFVAFMCMFGTTITCADGYGRANAECWRLIKGESEINKKQVAFWTSYAIGGGLIIIIFFTGQLGAMLKFAMISAFVSAPIFGWLNYTLVKGHQKISAGMNALSIAGLIFLTLFALLFLANLAGFFG, encoded by the coding sequence ATGAACACACAACAAATGAATAATCCCAGTGACGCCAGTGAGGCGAAAGAGGGCTTTAGTTGGCGAATTTTTGGTCCAGGTATTTTGATGGCGACGGCCGCTATTGGCGGCTCGCATCTTATCTCCTCAACCCAAGCTGGCGCTATTTACGGTTGGCAGTTGGCTATTATGATTATCCTTGCCAACGTTTTTAAATACCCATTTTTCCGTTTCGGAACGGACTATGTTTATGATACGGGCGAGAGTTTGATTGCCGGCTATGCCAAACGCTCAAAAGTCTATTTATGGGTTTACTTTATCTTATCCATACTATCAGCGGTTATTAGTACCGGTGCGGTGTCTTTGATTGCAGCGGTGATATTAGGCTTTATGTTGCCTGCTTCTATTGGCTTATCAACGATTAGTTTATCGCTGATAATTGTGGCGGTGTGCTGGGTATTCTTGATCGCTGGTCATTATAAGCTGCTAGATGGCGTGACTAAATGGATTATGATTGCGCTAACCGTAGCCACATTAGCGGCCGTCATTATTGCGGCTGGCAAGCCTACTGTTGTGACCGCAGACTTTGTCGCTACCTCCCCTTGGAATTTAGCGACTTTAGGGTTTATTGTGGCGCTAATGGGCTGGATGCCAGCGCCACTTGAGTTTGCAGCGATTACCTCTATGTGGACGTCTGCCAAGCGAAAAGCGGATCATACCACTCACCGCCAAGGCCTACTTGATTTCAATGTGGGTTATTCAGTCTCTGCTATTTTGGCTTTATTTTTCTTAGCATTGGGTGTTTTTGTTCAATATGGCTCCGGTCAGGAAATCGAAACCGCTGGCGGCGCCTACATCGGTCAGCTTATCAGTATGTATACCAATACTATTGGCGAATGGTCTAGATTGCTGGTAGCCTTCGTGGCCTTTATGTGCATGTTTGGCACCACCATCACTTGCGCCGACGGTTATGGGCGTGCCAATGCAGAATGCTGGCGCCTAATTAAGGGCGAAAGTGAGATTAACAAAAAACAAGTCGCCTTTTGGACCAGCTATGCTATCGGCGGCGGGCTCATTATTATTATCTTCTTCACCGGCCAGCTAGGCGCCATGCTCAAGTTCGCTATGATATCAGCCTTTGTTTCTGCGCCTATCTTTGGTTGGTTGAATTATACTTTGGTCAAAGGTCATCAAAAGATATCAGCCGGTATGAACGCCCTATCGATTGCTGGATTAATATTCCTGACCCTTTTTGCCTTATTATTTTTAGCCAATCTTGCGGGTTTCTTTGGTTAA
- the prpB gene encoding methylisocitrate lyase: MSSSAGARFRSAMKQKNDNNQPLQIVGTINAYTAMMATQVGHQALYLSGAGVANASFGLPDLGMTSLDNVLEDARRITDAVETPLLVDIDTGFGGAFNIAQTIRKMEKAGVAAVHIEDQVAQKRCGHRPNKEIVSISEMVDRLKAALDAKTDPDFVVMARTDALSVEGLDAAVERAVAFQEAGADMIFAEALTDIKMYRKFTDVLDIPVLANMTEFGQTDLYTTEQLYGVGVDMVLYPLSAFRAMNKAALNVYQHILDDGTQENVVDTMQTRMELYDFLNYHEFEQTLDKLFADNK, encoded by the coding sequence ATGAGCTCATCAGCTGGCGCGCGCTTTCGCAGTGCAATGAAACAAAAAAATGATAATAATCAACCGCTACAAATCGTCGGCACTATTAATGCTTACACGGCGATGATGGCGACTCAAGTCGGTCATCAAGCTTTGTACCTCTCGGGTGCTGGAGTAGCCAATGCCTCTTTTGGTCTACCCGATCTAGGTATGACTAGCCTTGATAACGTCTTAGAAGATGCCCGCCGTATTACTGACGCAGTTGAAACGCCTTTATTAGTGGATATCGATACCGGCTTTGGTGGCGCTTTTAATATCGCCCAGACCATTAGAAAAATGGAAAAAGCGGGTGTTGCTGCTGTGCATATCGAAGACCAAGTGGCGCAAAAGCGCTGTGGTCATCGCCCTAATAAAGAAATTGTTAGTATCTCCGAGATGGTAGATCGCCTAAAAGCCGCCCTAGATGCCAAAACTGATCCTGACTTTGTAGTTATGGCGCGTACGGACGCTCTATCTGTCGAAGGCCTTGACGCTGCGGTTGAACGCGCAGTTGCTTTTCAAGAAGCCGGCGCCGATATGATCTTCGCTGAAGCATTGACTGATATTAAGATGTATCGTAAATTTACCGATGTGCTCGATATTCCGGTACTAGCAAACATGACCGAATTTGGTCAAACTGACCTTTATACTACTGAGCAGTTATACGGTGTAGGCGTTGATATGGTGCTCTATCCTCTATCCGCCTTCCGTGCCATGAATAAAGCGGCGCTCAACGTTTATCAGCATATCTTAGATGATGGCACCCAAGAGAATGTCGTTGACACTATGCAAACCCGTATGGAGTTGTATGACTTCTTAAACTATCATGAGTTTGAGCAAACGCTCGATAAACTTTTTGCTGACAATAAGTAA
- a CDS encoding DUF2059 domain-containing protein, whose protein sequence is MSVLSKAVLSKVSTLPLSLLGSMLGVVILMSGCEQNSSRGAEDLVITDIALEGLNDAFFTPLINSSSLSDEQKSCLEARDKNLGRAELQSFYREQFSEDEIQELEDFYTSDAGEKMLDYSNQQILIMSGEKVSRAVSAPTKEQQAQIQAFMKSPVAIKYIQLTSAEGEGSTMGALIAPMNAEFERCNIDLDMSEFV, encoded by the coding sequence ATGTCGGTTTTATCCAAAGCTGTTTTATCAAAAGTATCAACTCTGCCACTCTCATTGCTTGGCAGCATGCTAGGCGTAGTCATACTGATGAGCGGCTGTGAGCAGAATAGCAGCCGTGGAGCAGAAGATTTAGTGATTACCGACATCGCATTAGAGGGCTTAAATGATGCTTTTTTTACCCCACTTATTAATAGTAGCAGCTTAAGTGATGAGCAAAAATCTTGTCTTGAAGCACGAGATAAGAATTTGGGTCGTGCCGAGCTACAAAGTTTTTATAGAGAGCAGTTCTCTGAGGACGAGATACAAGAGCTGGAGGATTTTTATACCTCTGATGCTGGCGAAAAAATGCTAGATTATAGCAATCAGCAAATACTTATTATGAGCGGAGAAAAGGTATCTAGAGCGGTATCTGCTCCCACCAAAGAACAGCAAGCTCAAATACAAGCATTTATGAAATCACCAGTTGCTATAAAGTATATACAATTGACCAGTGCTGAAGGTGAAGGCAGTACCATGGGAGCACTGATAGCACCTATGAATGCTGAATTTGAGCGCTGTAATATAGATTTAGATATGTCCGAATTCGTATAG
- the prpC gene encoding bifunctional 2-methylcitrate synthase/citrate synthase codes for MAAKKELSGAGLRGQVAGKTSLSTVGKSGSGLTYRGYDVKDLAEHCVFEEVAYLLLYGNLPTQSELDTYQAKLKKLRGLPQPLKDVLERIPADAHPMDVLRTGCSMLGNLEMETDFDQQNDKTDRMLAVFPSIINYWYRFSHDNVRIETETDDDTIGGHFLHLLKGEKPNELHERVMNVSLILYAEHEFNASTFTARVCASTLSDIHSCITGAIGSLRGHLHGGANEAAMDMIEGFSSTDEAEKEMMAMLERKDKIMGFGHAIYSESDPRNVIIKEWAEKLADDVGDTVLYPVSVRCEEVMWREKKLFCNADFFHASAYHFMGIPTKLFTPIFVCSRLTGWAAHVFEQRANNRIIRPSAEYIGEEPRDVPAIADR; via the coding sequence ATGGCAGCAAAGAAAGAACTCTCAGGCGCAGGACTACGTGGTCAGGTCGCAGGCAAAACCTCACTTTCAACCGTTGGCAAATCAGGCTCAGGTCTGACTTATCGCGGCTATGATGTCAAAGATTTGGCTGAGCACTGTGTCTTTGAAGAAGTGGCTTACTTGCTACTTTATGGCAATTTGCCGACCCAAAGCGAGCTTGATACCTATCAAGCCAAACTCAAAAAACTACGCGGTCTGCCGCAGCCTCTAAAAGACGTCCTTGAGCGTATCCCTGCTGATGCTCATCCTATGGATGTCCTGCGTACTGGTTGCTCAATGCTCGGTAACCTTGAAATGGAAACCGACTTTGATCAGCAAAATGACAAGACTGATCGTATGCTGGCAGTATTCCCCTCGATCATCAACTACTGGTATCGCTTTAGCCATGATAACGTACGCATCGAAACCGAAACCGATGATGACACTATCGGCGGTCATTTCTTGCATCTGCTCAAAGGTGAAAAACCAAACGAGCTGCACGAAAGAGTAATGAACGTCTCGCTTATCTTATACGCTGAGCACGAGTTTAACGCCTCAACTTTTACCGCGCGTGTTTGCGCATCGACCCTATCAGACATTCACTCTTGTATCACTGGTGCCATCGGCTCACTACGCGGTCACTTGCATGGCGGCGCTAACGAAGCAGCGATGGATATGATTGAAGGCTTTAGCTCGACTGACGAAGCTGAAAAAGAGATGATGGCAATGCTTGAGCGTAAAGACAAAATCATGGGCTTTGGTCATGCTATTTATAGCGAATCTGATCCACGTAACGTCATCATTAAAGAATGGGCTGAAAAGCTTGCCGACGATGTTGGTGATACCGTGTTATATCCAGTATCAGTACGCTGTGAAGAAGTCATGTGGCGCGAGAAGAAGCTGTTCTGTAACGCAGACTTTTTCCATGCTTCAGCCTATCATTTTATGGGCATTCCAACCAAGCTGTTTACGCCGATTTTCGTCTGCTCACGTCTAACCGGCTGGGCGGCGCACGTCTTTGAGCAGCGCGCTAATAACCGTATTATTCGCCCAAGTGCGGAGTACATCGGTGAAGAGCCAAGAGACGTACCTGCTATTGCAGATCGTTAA